Proteins found in one Mustela lutreola isolate mMusLut2 chromosome 10, mMusLut2.pri, whole genome shotgun sequence genomic segment:
- the IPP gene encoding actin-binding protein IPP isoform X6 yields MANEDCPKAGNSPFSSDKHAQLILAQINKMRNGEHFCDVQLQVGKETFKVHRLVLAASSPYFAALFTGGMKESSKDVVQILGIEAGIFQILLDFIYTGIVNIGVNNVQELIVAADMLQLTEVVNLCCEFLKGQIDPLNCIGIFQFSEQIACHDLLEFTENYIHVHFLEVHSGEEFLALTKDQLIKILRSEELSIEDEYQVFLAAMQWILKDLGKRRKHVVEVLEPIRFPLLPPQRLLKYIEGVSDFNLRIALQTLLKEYCEVCKSPKENKFCSFLQTSKVRPRKKARKYLYAVGGYTRLQGGRWSDSRALSCVERFDTFSQYWTTVSSLHQARCGLGVAVLGGMVYAIGGEKDSMIFDCTECYDPVTKQWTTVASMNHPRCGLGVCVCYGAIYALGGWVGAEIGNTIERFDPDENKWEVVGNMAMSRYYFGCCEMQGLIYVIGGISNEGIELRSFEVYDPLSKRWSPLPPMGTRRAYLGVAALNDCIYSVGGWNETQDALHTVEKYSFEEQSSACKYLLNKPTFEDA; encoded by the exons ATGGCTAATGAGGACTGTCCCAAGGCTGGTAATAGTCCATTTTCATCTGATAAACATGCCCAACTCATCTTGGCCCAGATCAATAAAATGAGGAATGGAGAGCATTTCTGTGATGTGCAGCTGCAAGTTGGGAAGGAGACTTTTAAAGTTCATCGGCTGGTTTTGGCTGCCAGTAGTCCTTACTTTGCAGCTTTATTCACTGGAGGAATGAAAGAGTCCTCAAAAGATGTTGTACAGATTCTAGGAATTGAAGCTGGAATCTTTCAAATACTTCTAGATTTCATTTATACAG GTATAGTGAACATAGGTGTGAATAATGTCCAGGAGCTGATTGTTGCAGCAGACATGCTACAGTTGACTGAAGTTGTTAATCTGTGCTGTGAATTTCTAAAAGGACAAATTGATCCATTGAACTGCATTGGAATCTTTCAGTTCTCTGAGCAAATTGCATGCCATGATCTTTTGGAATTCACAGAAAACTACATTCATGTCCATTTCTTGGAGGTTCACAGTGGGGAGGAGTTCCTAGCGCTTACAAAAGATCAACTGATCAAAATTTTGCGAAGCGAAGAACTCAGTATTGAGGATGAATACCAGGTCTTCTTAGCTGCTATGCAATGGATTCTGAAGGAcctgggaaaaagaagaaaacatgtggTGGAAGTGCTAGAACCAATTCGATTCCCTTTATTACCTCCTCAGAGGCTTTTAAAGTACAtagaag GAGTATCTGATTTTAATCTTCGCATTGCACTGCAAACACTTTTGAAAGAGTACTGTGAGGTGTGCAAATCTCCCAAAGAAAacaagttttgtagttttctgcaGACATCCAAGGTTCGGCCTcggaagaaagcaagaaagtaccTGTATGCAGTAG GCGGATATACTCGGTTGCAGGGGGGTCGTTGGAGTGATAGCAGAGCCCTCAGCTGTGTAGAGCGTTTTGACACCTTTAGCCAGTACTGGACCACTGTGTCTTCACTTCATCAGGCTCGATGTGGGCTAGGAGTAGCAGTTCTGGGAGGGATGGTTTACGCTATTGGAG GTGAAAAGGATTCAATGATTTTTGACTGTACTGAATGCTATGATCCAGTTACTAAACAATGGACAACTGTAGCTTCAATGAATCACCCCCGCTGTGgtttgggagtgtgtgtgtgttatggggCTATTTATGCTTTGG GTGGATGGGTTGGAGCAGAGATAGGTAACACCATTGAACGATTTGATCCTGATGAAAATAAGTGGGAAGTAGTTGGCAACATGGCTATGTCACGCTACTACTTCGGGTGTTGTGAAATGCAAG GTTTAATTTATGTAATTGGGGGCATCAGCAATGAAGGAATAGAGCTTCGTTCTTTTGAAGTGTATGATCCACTTTCTAAGCGTTGGTCTCCACTTCCTCCGATGGGAACCAGGAGAGCCTATCTTGGTGTGGCTGCCCTCAATGACTGTATCTATTCTGTTGGAGGGTGGAATGAGACACAGGATGCTCTTCATACTGTGGAAAAATATTCCTTTGAAGAG
- the IPP gene encoding actin-binding protein IPP isoform X5 gives MANEDCPKAGNSPFSSDKHAQLILAQINKMRNGEHFCDVQLQVGKETFKVHRLVLAASSPYFAALFTGGMKESSKDVVQILGIEAGIFQILLDFIYTGIVNIGVNNVQELIVAADMLQLTEVVNLCCEFLKGQIDPLNCIGIFQFSEQIACHDLLEFTENYIHVHFLEVHSGEEFLALTKDQLIKILRSEELSIEDEYQVFLAAMQWILKDLGKRRKHVVEVLEPIRFPLLPPQRLLKYIEGVSDFNLRIALQTLLKEYCEVCKSPKENKFCSFLQTSKVRPRKKARKYLYAVGGYTRLQGGRWSDSRALSCVERFDTFSQYWTTVSSLHQARCGLGVAVLGGMVYAIGGEKDSMIFDCTECYDPVTKQWTTVASMNHPRCGLGVCVCYGAIYALGGWVGAEIGNTIERFDPDENKWEVVGNMAMSRYYFGCCEMQGLIYVIGGISNEGIELRSFEVYDPLSKRWSPLPPMGTRRAYLGVAALNDCIYSVGGWNETQDALHTVEKYSFEELELSALRPCAFQLRVLYGDR, from the exons ATGGCTAATGAGGACTGTCCCAAGGCTGGTAATAGTCCATTTTCATCTGATAAACATGCCCAACTCATCTTGGCCCAGATCAATAAAATGAGGAATGGAGAGCATTTCTGTGATGTGCAGCTGCAAGTTGGGAAGGAGACTTTTAAAGTTCATCGGCTGGTTTTGGCTGCCAGTAGTCCTTACTTTGCAGCTTTATTCACTGGAGGAATGAAAGAGTCCTCAAAAGATGTTGTACAGATTCTAGGAATTGAAGCTGGAATCTTTCAAATACTTCTAGATTTCATTTATACAG GTATAGTGAACATAGGTGTGAATAATGTCCAGGAGCTGATTGTTGCAGCAGACATGCTACAGTTGACTGAAGTTGTTAATCTGTGCTGTGAATTTCTAAAAGGACAAATTGATCCATTGAACTGCATTGGAATCTTTCAGTTCTCTGAGCAAATTGCATGCCATGATCTTTTGGAATTCACAGAAAACTACATTCATGTCCATTTCTTGGAGGTTCACAGTGGGGAGGAGTTCCTAGCGCTTACAAAAGATCAACTGATCAAAATTTTGCGAAGCGAAGAACTCAGTATTGAGGATGAATACCAGGTCTTCTTAGCTGCTATGCAATGGATTCTGAAGGAcctgggaaaaagaagaaaacatgtggTGGAAGTGCTAGAACCAATTCGATTCCCTTTATTACCTCCTCAGAGGCTTTTAAAGTACAtagaag GAGTATCTGATTTTAATCTTCGCATTGCACTGCAAACACTTTTGAAAGAGTACTGTGAGGTGTGCAAATCTCCCAAAGAAAacaagttttgtagttttctgcaGACATCCAAGGTTCGGCCTcggaagaaagcaagaaagtaccTGTATGCAGTAG GCGGATATACTCGGTTGCAGGGGGGTCGTTGGAGTGATAGCAGAGCCCTCAGCTGTGTAGAGCGTTTTGACACCTTTAGCCAGTACTGGACCACTGTGTCTTCACTTCATCAGGCTCGATGTGGGCTAGGAGTAGCAGTTCTGGGAGGGATGGTTTACGCTATTGGAG GTGAAAAGGATTCAATGATTTTTGACTGTACTGAATGCTATGATCCAGTTACTAAACAATGGACAACTGTAGCTTCAATGAATCACCCCCGCTGTGgtttgggagtgtgtgtgtgttatggggCTATTTATGCTTTGG GTGGATGGGTTGGAGCAGAGATAGGTAACACCATTGAACGATTTGATCCTGATGAAAATAAGTGGGAAGTAGTTGGCAACATGGCTATGTCACGCTACTACTTCGGGTGTTGTGAAATGCAAG GTTTAATTTATGTAATTGGGGGCATCAGCAATGAAGGAATAGAGCTTCGTTCTTTTGAAGTGTATGATCCACTTTCTAAGCGTTGGTCTCCACTTCCTCCGATGGGAACCAGGAGAGCCTATCTTGGTGTGGCTGCCCTCAATGACTGTATCTATTCTGTTGGAGGGTGGAATGAGACACAGGATGCTCTTCATACTGTGGAAAAATATTCCTTTGAAGAG
- the IPP gene encoding actin-binding protein IPP isoform X4, translating into MANEDCPKAGNSPFSSDKHAQLILAQINKMRNGEHFCDVQLQVGKETFKVHRLVLAASSPYFAALFTGGMKESSKDVVQILGIEAGIFQILLDFIYTGIVNIGVNNVQELIVAADMLQLTEVVNLCCEFLKGQIDPLNCIGIFQFSEQIACHDLLEFTENYIHVHFLEVHSGEEFLALTKDQLIKILRSEELSIEDEYQVFLAAMQWILKDLGKRRKHVVEVLEPIRFPLLPPQRLLKYIEGVSDFNLRIALQTLLKEYCEVCKSPKENKFCSFLQTSKVRPRKKARKYLYAVGGYTRLQGGRWSDSRALSCVERFDTFSQYWTTVSSLHQARCGLGVAVLGGMVYAIGGEKDSMIFDCTECYDPVTKQWTTVASMNHPRCGLGVCVCYGAIYALGGWVGAEIGNTIERFDPDENKWEVVGNMAMSRYYFGCCEMQGLIYVIGGISNEGIELRSFEVYDPLSKRWSPLPPMGTRRAYLGVAALNDCIYSVGGWNETQDALHTVEKYSFEEEKWVEVASMKVPRAGMCVVAVNGLLYVSGGRSSSHDFLAPAK; encoded by the exons ATGGCTAATGAGGACTGTCCCAAGGCTGGTAATAGTCCATTTTCATCTGATAAACATGCCCAACTCATCTTGGCCCAGATCAATAAAATGAGGAATGGAGAGCATTTCTGTGATGTGCAGCTGCAAGTTGGGAAGGAGACTTTTAAAGTTCATCGGCTGGTTTTGGCTGCCAGTAGTCCTTACTTTGCAGCTTTATTCACTGGAGGAATGAAAGAGTCCTCAAAAGATGTTGTACAGATTCTAGGAATTGAAGCTGGAATCTTTCAAATACTTCTAGATTTCATTTATACAG GTATAGTGAACATAGGTGTGAATAATGTCCAGGAGCTGATTGTTGCAGCAGACATGCTACAGTTGACTGAAGTTGTTAATCTGTGCTGTGAATTTCTAAAAGGACAAATTGATCCATTGAACTGCATTGGAATCTTTCAGTTCTCTGAGCAAATTGCATGCCATGATCTTTTGGAATTCACAGAAAACTACATTCATGTCCATTTCTTGGAGGTTCACAGTGGGGAGGAGTTCCTAGCGCTTACAAAAGATCAACTGATCAAAATTTTGCGAAGCGAAGAACTCAGTATTGAGGATGAATACCAGGTCTTCTTAGCTGCTATGCAATGGATTCTGAAGGAcctgggaaaaagaagaaaacatgtggTGGAAGTGCTAGAACCAATTCGATTCCCTTTATTACCTCCTCAGAGGCTTTTAAAGTACAtagaag GAGTATCTGATTTTAATCTTCGCATTGCACTGCAAACACTTTTGAAAGAGTACTGTGAGGTGTGCAAATCTCCCAAAGAAAacaagttttgtagttttctgcaGACATCCAAGGTTCGGCCTcggaagaaagcaagaaagtaccTGTATGCAGTAG GCGGATATACTCGGTTGCAGGGGGGTCGTTGGAGTGATAGCAGAGCCCTCAGCTGTGTAGAGCGTTTTGACACCTTTAGCCAGTACTGGACCACTGTGTCTTCACTTCATCAGGCTCGATGTGGGCTAGGAGTAGCAGTTCTGGGAGGGATGGTTTACGCTATTGGAG GTGAAAAGGATTCAATGATTTTTGACTGTACTGAATGCTATGATCCAGTTACTAAACAATGGACAACTGTAGCTTCAATGAATCACCCCCGCTGTGgtttgggagtgtgtgtgtgttatggggCTATTTATGCTTTGG GTGGATGGGTTGGAGCAGAGATAGGTAACACCATTGAACGATTTGATCCTGATGAAAATAAGTGGGAAGTAGTTGGCAACATGGCTATGTCACGCTACTACTTCGGGTGTTGTGAAATGCAAG GTTTAATTTATGTAATTGGGGGCATCAGCAATGAAGGAATAGAGCTTCGTTCTTTTGAAGTGTATGATCCACTTTCTAAGCGTTGGTCTCCACTTCCTCCGATGGGAACCAGGAGAGCCTATCTTGGTGTGGCTGCCCTCAATGACTGTATCTATTCTGTTGGAGGGTGGAATGAGACACAGGATGCTCTTCATACTGTGGAAAAATATTCCTTTGAAGAG
- the LOC131810164 gene encoding LOW QUALITY PROTEIN: large ribosomal subunit protein uL23-like (The sequence of the model RefSeq protein was modified relative to this genomic sequence to represent the inferred CDS: deleted 1 base in 1 codon) has translation MAPKAKKEAPAPPKAEAKAKALKAKKAVLKGVHSHKKKKIRTSPTFRRPKTLRLRRQPKYPRKSAPRRNKLDHYAIIKFPLTTESAMKKIEDNNTLVFIVDVKANKHQIKQAVKKLYDIDVAKVNTLIRPDGEKKAYVRLAPDYDALDVANKIGII, from the exons ATGGCGCCgaaagctaagaaggaagcccctgcccctcccaaagccgaagccaaagcaaaggctttgaaagccaagaaagcggtgctgaaaggcgtccacagtcac aaaaaaaagaagatccgcaCATCACCTACGTTCCGACGACCCAAGACTCTGCGTCTCCGAAGGCAACCCAAATACCCTCGAAAGAgcgcccccaggagaaacaagcttgaccactatgccatcatcaagttccccctgactactgagtcagccatgaagaaaatagaagacaacaacacacttgtgttcattgtggatgtcaaggccaacaagcaccagatcaaacaggctgtgaagaagctctatgacattgatgtagccaaggtcaacaccttaatcaggcctgatggagagaagaaggcatacgttcggctggcccctgactatgatgctttggatgttgccaacaaaattgggatcatctaa